Part of the Chloroflexota bacterium genome is shown below.
ACATTGAGGCCGATGCCTCTCTTGTTCCGATTGAAGTAATGGAACCACAAGCTGGGCTTGATATCGGCGGGGGGTGCTTGACCTTCTATGGCCTGGGCGAACCGTGTCGGATCCCCGCCAGCTTTGAAATTCTCTATCTTTATGACGTCTGCTCCCCAATCGGCCAGGATGGCCGTCGCCGTGGGCACCAGCAGAAAATGGCCGAACTCTATAATTTTGACGCCGTCGAAAGCTCCTTTAGTCATTTGATTTCCTCCATATCCATATCATGGGCCGGAAATCGCTCCGGCCCATGATACCAGGAAAACTTTCCAGGGGACTAAAGCCATCCCTCCGCTAGTCTACCGTATTCAGTAGCCAGGGGTCAACCTTCCTCACTATGTCCTGGGCCGCAGCGCTCCACTCATAAATCCCGACGTAGTCCCAAGTATACCGTCTGGTCTCGGTGAATTTCCACCGCTCGTAAGTGGGCCACTGATTGCTGAAGTGTATAGCCGCCTCATAGAAGGCTTGGCCATTGAAATTCTCAGCCCCCACATCCTCTATTGCTGCCTTCAGAATGTCGAAGAAAGCATAGGTCTGCTGGAAGCCACCTATGTATCCTATTCCCGAATAGACAACCTTGTTGAATTCGTCACGATGGTTTGCCTGTAGAAGCTGTCGCGCCAGGGTCACTATTGGTGACTGGGTTTCAGTCCACCAGCGGGTGGGACTGGTAGCCAGCATTCCATCAACACCCGCCCAACCAAGCGTGTCTATTATTAGACTCCTGTAGGCGGCATGGGCGTCGGTACCGATGAACTTGGCGCCGTATCCCTTGTCGCGGAACTGTTTCATGAAAGTGGATGTCCCTGTGCCAGTCGAGGGTGGCCAGAGATAGTCACAATCCTTTAGCGCCGCCACCTCGGCGGTCCAGCTCATGTTTCCCTGGGGGGTCAGGTAGCCACCGACATACTCCCACTCACCCGAATGGGCCTGGGCGTATTCCTTCACAGCATCCTTGCAAGCGACGGCGTAGGGCTCTGTCCAACCTGCGGAGCCGATCTTGGCTGGCCTGCCCTAGGGGAAATCGGGATCATTTTCGCTGATCCACTTGAGGAGGGGGTTAATCAGATTACGGTTGGGACAATTAGCGAGGAAAACCCATCCGGGAGGATAGTCTAGAACTTTGCTGTAAGACAGTGCCCATAGCGGCATCTTGTCAGTCTCAGCGAAAGGTTTCAGCGTCTCCGCTGTTGTGGGCAAGGCAGTGAACCCCAGGATCGCCCCTTTGGACTTTATCCAGCCCCAGCCTGGTATGTCCCTCGAAGGGTCATACCGCGCATCATACTCGACCACCTTAAACCTCACCCCGGAAATAAGGTTGTTATCGTTATAGTACTTAGCCAGGTCTTTCAAGGCGTAATTAATGGGAATCAAAGCTGTTGCTGCCGGCCCCGACATGTCCGAAATGTGGCCTATGACAATCGTTCTTCCTACCTTTTCTTCCCCATTCCCACAACTGAGGGAAAGCGCGGCCACAATGGTCAAGATCATCAAACAGGATACAGCTATTCGTGTCCACCGTGTTCTCATTTCTAGCCTCCTTTCTTTACTTTGATTTATCTCTATGGTGGCCTTTGCATTTTGTGACGCCTCCTATTGCCTTGCCACCTAATTTCCCAAGCCTGTGCCTTAGAGGCTAATGGGCGGGATTGCCTTTCTTGGCTGATTCCTGTTGCGTGGTCTGGTTCCTTTGGTCTCAGATAGGGGGTCATAAGCAGTAGGCCAACATTCATGGACCTTGCAAGTTCCCTGCTTGGTATCACCCATCTTCTCATGTGCCTGTTCTCACCACTCTTGTTGACCGATCTTCATTGGCGTCGTTTTTCAGGTCAAGCACATGGCCTTTAAGCTTTTTGAGCGGGAGTAGCATAACGCCTGTCAACGGGCTTTGCCCCGACCCGTCGGCGCTACTCTTGCCAAAATAGCACTCTTACCAGAGATTGTCAAGAGGGTTGTTGGCTGATAGAGGTATTGAGGCAATACCCCGCACTTGCGCGAACCTGGCGCCTGCAGCAATCAGTGCGGGTCTGGTATAGCTGTGGCAGGCGGGCAGAAGCTGAGGCCTGGGTGGCTTAATGGGAAAATACCGTAAGAGAAGATGATCCTACGCCTTTCAAAGACCTGCTGCCTCCGCTCCGTCTCTGGGGCCGCCAGATTCTCAACTGCTTCAACCACCGCTATGGCAATGGCTTTCTGGGGGCAACAACCGCATCAACTCGATTTGATAAAAAGGATGGCCTATGGCTATCGCAATAGGGACAACGTCGGACAGAGAATACTCCTGACAAAGAAAAGGAGGCTACATGCCAAATCTGCATGAGCCACCATTAACAGTTACTGACGCCGACCCATTCAACCCAAATCCGTGGATTGATAAGGGAACCTGAAGCTATGCAGATTCACTTTTATACCAACCTTCCGGGTGGTTGAAAAGGGTAATACTTTGTAATACCATACCCTTATGGCGAAAGTAGTAGTAACGT
Proteins encoded:
- a CDS encoding ABC transporter substrate-binding protein, translating into MGSAGWTEPYAVACKDAVKEYAQAHSGEWEYVGGYLTPQGNMSWTAEVAALKDCDYLWPPSTGTGTSTFMKQFRDKGYGAKFIGTDAHAAYRSLIIDTLGWAGVDGMLATSPTRWWTETQSPIVTLARQLLQANHRDEFNKVVYSGIGYIGGFQQTYAFFDILKAAIEDVGAENFNGQAFYEAAIHFSNQWPTYERWKFTETRRYTWDYVGIYEWSAAAQDIVRKVDPWLLNTVD